A stretch of the Atribacterota bacterium genome encodes the following:
- a CDS encoding zinc ribbon domain-containing protein: MPNYNYECQDCSYVFEVTASIKDMEKGDFSCQKCGSKNTKRLFDGFGYCNRNGNSNIPQNHYYAPT, encoded by the coding sequence ATGCCAAACTATAATTATGAATGTCAGGATTGTAGCTATGTTTTTGAGGTTACTGCCTCCATAAAAGATATGGAAAAGGGAGATTTCTCCTGCCAGAAATGCGGCAGTAAGAATACAAAAAGATTATTTGACGGATTCGGCTATTGTAATCGAAATGGCAACAGCAATATTCCACAAAATCATTATTACGCTCCTACATGA
- a CDS encoding long-chain fatty acid--CoA ligase: MSSFKTLPEMLKESVKKYKEKPAFKVKEGDKFVPISYEDFYQRIKSFGTGLLDIGIKELDHIGLISENRLEWIISDLAIIHLRAVDVPCSGNSSPKDIYFKLNHSDATAAILEGEKQLANFLQMPRSLPDIKNVILLEKINLFCEKDEAPEWGIPIAYIENNSISKKFEQAANNFIRHQNTVLFLSPDAKKFLEQYLENNQKVLDKSKDNLPADFIKESILQRVHTIDKEFNQQNSFKIYSFQHLCQKGQELLKEGNNQFEQIADRIKEDDLATIIYTSGTTADPKGVMLIHSNFVHNIRVMPPVQEINGNDRFLSVLPSWHIFERTAEYLSLTVGASTAYSKPFKQILLPDLAQEQPTIMTSVPRIWESVYQGAVAKARRGSTIKKKIFDWAFGVGARYKEAEKIANNALPLFDKLEFTPKERKKARKTMALLGWQYKLADMLVYKKIREVAGGKLRFAISGGGALPDNVDKFFDIAGIFVCEGYGLTETSPVLSARNPNARIMSTVGVTMPEAEIKIVDKDNLKKEIPNGQTGIILTKGPMVMQGYYKNEQKTAEVIQDGWFNTGDLGRKTKNGKYLQLVGRSKDTIVLRGGENVEPQPLEEKLLESEIINMAVVVGQDKPRLGVLIVPNFDNLKSFWAKEKTKIENLSEYIKDPKIISLFQQEVRRLISRENGFNPYETVMGLALFAREFSVETGELTETLKVKRFEIHKKFEEIINKICG, from the coding sequence ATGAGTAGTTTTAAAACTTTGCCTGAAATGCTCAAAGAGAGCGTTAAAAAATATAAAGAAAAGCCTGCTTTTAAAGTTAAAGAAGGTGATAAATTTGTTCCTATTAGCTATGAGGATTTCTACCAGAGGATAAAATCATTCGGAACTGGTTTACTTGATATCGGCATAAAAGAATTAGACCATATCGGCTTGATTAGTGAAAACCGCTTAGAATGGATTATCTCGGACCTGGCCATTATACATCTCAGAGCAGTAGATGTTCCCTGCAGCGGGAATAGTTCGCCGAAAGATATATATTTTAAACTTAATCATTCTGATGCCACTGCAGCAATATTAGAAGGAGAAAAACAGCTTGCTAATTTCCTGCAAATGCCACGGTCATTACCGGATATTAAAAATGTAATTTTGTTGGAGAAAATCAATCTCTTTTGCGAAAAAGACGAAGCCCCGGAATGGGGTATTCCCATTGCCTATATTGAAAATAACAGTATCAGCAAAAAATTTGAGCAGGCGGCAAATAATTTCATAAGGCATCAGAATACTGTTCTATTCTTATCACCAGATGCTAAAAAGTTTCTTGAACAATACCTGGAAAATAATCAAAAGGTATTAGACAAATCAAAAGATAATCTACCTGCTGATTTTATCAAAGAATCTATTCTACAAAGAGTACACACTATCGATAAAGAATTTAATCAGCAAAACTCTTTTAAAATTTATTCTTTTCAGCATCTTTGCCAAAAAGGACAGGAGCTATTAAAGGAAGGGAATAATCAATTTGAACAAATTGCTGATAGGATCAAGGAAGATGACCTGGCTACCATCATCTATACCTCAGGAACGACAGCAGATCCTAAAGGTGTTATGTTGATTCATTCCAATTTTGTTCATAATATTCGGGTAATGCCCCCAGTTCAAGAAATAAATGGAAATGACCGGTTTTTGTCGGTTCTTCCTTCCTGGCATATCTTTGAAAGAACAGCAGAATACTTATCCTTAACTGTTGGCGCCTCAACAGCTTATAGTAAGCCTTTTAAACAAATACTACTTCCTGATCTTGCCCAAGAGCAGCCGACTATAATGACCAGCGTTCCGAGAATATGGGAGAGTGTTTATCAAGGAGCTGTTGCAAAAGCTAGAAGAGGAAGCACAATTAAAAAGAAAATATTTGACTGGGCTTTTGGTGTAGGAGCAAGGTACAAAGAAGCAGAAAAAATTGCTAATAATGCCCTTCCGCTATTTGACAAATTGGAATTTACTCCAAAGGAGAGAAAAAAAGCCAGAAAGACCATGGCTTTATTGGGATGGCAATACAAATTGGCTGATATGCTGGTCTATAAGAAAATCAGGGAAGTTGCTGGCGGAAAACTAAGATTTGCCATCAGCGGTGGTGGAGCGCTACCGGATAATGTGGATAAATTCTTTGACATTGCAGGAATTTTTGTCTGTGAAGGATATGGGCTTACTGAAACCTCTCCGGTTTTATCTGCCCGAAATCCCAATGCCCGGATTATGTCTACTGTAGGAGTTACTATGCCTGAGGCTGAAATAAAAATCGTTGATAAGGATAACCTGAAAAAAGAAATACCCAATGGTCAAACTGGTATTATTTTAACCAAAGGACCAATGGTTATGCAGGGTTATTATAAAAACGAGCAGAAGACTGCTGAGGTTATCCAGGATGGCTGGTTTAATACCGGCGATCTAGGAAGAAAGACAAAAAACGGAAAATATTTGCAATTGGTAGGCAGGTCCAAAGATACCATAGTTTTAAGAGGGGGAGAAAATGTTGAGCCCCAGCCTCTGGAAGAAAAATTACTGGAAAGTGAGATTATAAATATGGCTGTGGTAGTAGGCCAGGATAAGCCTCGCCTGGGAGTTCTTATTGTCCCGAATTTTGACAATTTAAAATCATTTTGGGCAAAAGAAAAAACAAAAATTGAAAATCTAAGTGAATATATAAAAGATCCCAAAATTATTTCTCTATTCCAGCAAGAAGTCAGAAGACTGATATCCAGAGAAAATGGATTCAACCCCTATGAGACAGTGATGGGTTTAGCTCTATTTGCACGAGAATTTAGTGTGGAAACAGGTGAATTAACTGAAACATTAAAAGTAAAAAGATTTGAAATTCATAAGAAATTTGAAGAAATTATTAATAAAATATGTGGATAA
- the prxU gene encoding thioredoxin-dependent peroxiredoxin (Most members of this family contain a selenocysteine.) — translation MLVTKQAPNFSGSAFHQGKIKKVSLEDYRGKWVVLCFYPGDFTFVUPTEISHIAVSYDKLQALNVEVLSVSTDSVWSHKIWNETELSKMVGKDIPFPMVSDQGGAIGKLYDVYDESAGVNVRGRFLIDPEGIIQAAEVLSPPVGRNPAELLRQIKAYQHHQKTGEVMPSGWTEGGTTLKPSPALSGNVWKVWNPTKK, via the coding sequence ATGTTAGTCACTAAACAGGCACCAAACTTCTCTGGTTCAGCTTTTCACCAGGGAAAAATTAAAAAAGTATCTTTAGAAGATTATCGTGGCAAATGGGTTGTTTTATGTTTCTACCCAGGAGATTTTACTTTTGTCTGACCCACCGAAATTTCACACATAGCCGTGAGCTATGACAAGCTTCAAGCATTAAATGTAGAGGTACTTTCGGTAAGTACAGACAGTGTATGGTCACACAAAATTTGGAATGAAACTGAGCTCAGCAAAATGGTTGGCAAAGATATTCCATTCCCAATGGTCTCAGATCAGGGAGGAGCTATCGGAAAATTGTATGATGTATATGATGAATCTGCTGGAGTAAATGTTCGAGGAAGATTTTTAATTGATCCCGAAGGTATTATCCAAGCAGCTGAGGTTTTGAGCCCCCCAGTGGGAAGAAATCCTGCAGAGCTTCTGCGACAGATCAAAGCATATCAGCACCATCAGAAAACAGGTGAAGTTATGCCTTCCGGTTGGACAGAAGGTGGAACCACACTAAAGCCTTCGCCAGCATTATCAGGAAATGTCTGGAAAGTGTGGAATCCCACAAAAAAGTAA
- a CDS encoding FAD-dependent oxidoreductase, with amino-acid sequence MKTLNSSPVFTPISIGNIKLKNRLVVSPMVTVYCDQEGMATEQFIAYHETKAKGGWGMIIVEDYAVDPLGRGFWTTGLWKDEQIKSHMQLTERVHNAGSKIIAQIYHCGRQTTSAVIGEQPVSASPLPCPVLGQIPRELTVPEIKKIISQFGDTALRAKKAGFDGVEVHGAHGYLIAQFMSKYSNKRGDEYGGSLEHRIRFPLEIIKNIREKCGPDFMIAFRISGDDKVPGGRTIEETKRIAIRLEKQGVDLLHISAGTYESTWAIIPPMNINPGWIVDYAEEVKKVVNIPVMTVGRINDPYLAESILLSEKADLISMGRASLADPELPNKFANGQYEDIRPCIGCQQGCLEILFKNEPIRCLVNPTLGYEYLKEFKKAENPKKITVVGAGPAGLEAARTAALAGHKVTLYEKNDHLGGQFATAAIPPSKGDISAFVSWLGVQIRKLGVDIKLNTEYTSATSDREKPDLIIIATGSIPLKPPISGIDGENVVTAQDVLLGKVSTKDKVVVAGGGQVGCETALYLASLGKQVTIVEMLPIIAGDEEFTRRIFLMKAVKENNIEYFTDTKVKGINIDCVQCETGQQKTIEIKAATVVLALGMKSNNTLAQELEGKVPIKVVGDAVETRDALEAVREGFLAAVQA; translated from the coding sequence ATGAAAACATTAAATTCAAGTCCTGTCTTTACTCCCATTTCAATCGGGAATATAAAACTAAAGAATAGACTGGTCGTTTCGCCTATGGTAACTGTTTATTGTGACCAGGAAGGAATGGCTACTGAGCAATTTATTGCTTATCATGAAACAAAGGCCAAAGGCGGTTGGGGGATGATTATTGTCGAAGACTATGCGGTTGATCCATTAGGAAGAGGATTTTGGACCACCGGCTTATGGAAGGATGAACAAATCAAATCTCATATGCAATTAACCGAAAGAGTGCATAATGCAGGCTCTAAGATTATTGCTCAAATTTACCACTGCGGAAGACAAACTACTTCTGCTGTCATCGGAGAACAGCCAGTTTCAGCTTCTCCGTTACCATGTCCTGTTTTAGGTCAAATTCCTCGCGAGTTAACTGTTCCGGAAATTAAAAAAATAATTTCGCAATTTGGCGACACTGCTTTACGTGCCAAAAAAGCTGGCTTTGACGGCGTTGAGGTCCATGGAGCACATGGTTACTTAATTGCTCAATTTATGTCTAAGTATTCAAACAAACGTGGTGATGAATATGGCGGTTCTTTAGAACACCGTATAAGATTCCCCTTAGAAATAATTAAAAATATCAGGGAAAAATGCGGTCCTGATTTTATGATAGCCTTTAGAATTTCAGGAGATGACAAAGTTCCTGGTGGACGAACAATAGAAGAAACAAAAAGAATTGCCATCAGACTGGAAAAACAAGGTGTTGATCTGCTGCACATTTCCGCAGGTACCTATGAAAGTACATGGGCCATTATACCTCCTATGAATATCAATCCCGGTTGGATTGTAGACTATGCCGAGGAAGTAAAAAAAGTGGTCAATATTCCGGTTATGACTGTTGGACGTATTAATGATCCATATTTGGCTGAAAGTATACTATTATCAGAAAAAGCAGATTTAATTTCCATGGGAAGAGCATCTCTTGCAGATCCTGAATTGCCAAATAAATTCGCTAATGGTCAATATGAAGACATTAGACCTTGTATTGGGTGCCAACAAGGATGTCTGGAGATTTTATTTAAAAATGAACCAATACGCTGCTTGGTCAATCCTACTTTAGGATACGAGTACTTAAAGGAATTTAAGAAAGCTGAAAATCCTAAGAAAATAACTGTGGTAGGAGCAGGTCCAGCCGGTTTGGAAGCAGCCAGAACAGCAGCATTAGCCGGTCACAAAGTAACTCTTTATGAAAAGAATGACCATTTGGGTGGACAATTTGCTACCGCAGCTATTCCGCCATCAAAAGGAGATATATCTGCATTTGTTTCCTGGTTAGGAGTGCAAATTAGAAAACTTGGAGTAGATATTAAATTGAATACAGAATATACATCTGCAACAAGTGACAGGGAGAAACCGGATCTGATAATTATCGCTACCGGCTCTATTCCTTTGAAACCACCAATCTCTGGTATTGACGGGGAAAATGTTGTTACCGCTCAGGATGTATTATTAGGCAAAGTAAGCACTAAAGATAAAGTTGTAGTTGCTGGTGGTGGCCAGGTTGGATGTGAAACTGCTCTATATCTTGCTTCTTTAGGCAAACAGGTAACTATAGTTGAAATGTTGCCTATCATTGCCGGGGATGAAGAATTTACCCGTCGCATATTTTTAATGAAAGCAGTTAAAGAAAACAATATAGAATATTTCACAGACACAAAAGTTAAAGGAATCAACATAGATTGCGTACAATGTGAAACCGGTCAACAAAAAACTATAGAGATTAAAGCTGCAACCGTTGTTTTGGCTCTGGGTATGAAATCCAATAATACTCTTGCTCAGGAATTAGAAGGGAAAGTACCAATAAAGGTGGTCGGAGATGCGGTAGAAACCAGAGATGCACTTGAAGCGGTAAGAGAAGGATTCTTGGCAGCAGTGCAAGCTTAG
- a CDS encoding ABC transporter ATP-binding protein, producing the protein MSYVEVKNLTKNFDKVTAVDNISFSVDEKSFLVLLGPSGCGKTTILRMIAGLETPTAGEIRIKDKIMFSSEKGICIPARERGLGLVFQSYALWPHLTVFENIAFGLRVKKMKESDIKKKVQESLAYMRLDDMSERYPQEMSGGQQQRVALARMLASDPPLFLMDEPLSNLDAKLRDEMRAEIKTFHAHLAATTIYVTHDQIEGLTMASNIAVLNNGKIEQMNHPKQIYHFPKNLFVADFIGTPRINLIHGRYEIAEDKVSVVTESGDVLKTSYKKIKTADNRVVMAIRAERISIETNPGENRLKTKIKTVLPAGSETVVYVVYGKLELKVLMQREQELNPGESVFLHFPENDILLFDPETEKLIH; encoded by the coding sequence ATGAGTTATGTAGAGGTTAAAAATCTGACTAAAAATTTTGATAAGGTGACTGCAGTGGATAATATATCGTTTTCTGTGGATGAAAAATCTTTTCTGGTTTTGTTAGGTCCTTCGGGCTGTGGCAAGACCACCATCTTAAGGATGATTGCTGGCCTTGAGACTCCGACTGCCGGTGAGATAAGAATCAAGGATAAGATCATGTTTTCAAGTGAGAAAGGAATCTGTATACCTGCTAGAGAAAGAGGCCTGGGGCTTGTATTTCAGAGTTATGCCTTGTGGCCACATCTAACCGTTTTTGAAAATATTGCTTTTGGGCTTCGTGTAAAGAAAATGAAAGAAAGTGATATTAAAAAGAAGGTTCAGGAATCCCTTGCTTATATGCGTCTTGATGATATGTCTGAGCGATATCCGCAGGAAATGAGCGGAGGGCAGCAGCAGAGGGTTGCCCTGGCTCGAATGCTGGCCAGTGACCCGCCCCTTTTTCTGATGGATGAACCCTTATCGAACCTTGATGCAAAATTGCGAGATGAGATGCGGGCAGAAATCAAAACGTTCCACGCACATCTTGCTGCTACGACAATCTATGTGACACATGATCAAATTGAGGGACTGACCATGGCCAGCAATATTGCAGTCCTTAATAATGGAAAAATTGAACAGATGAATCATCCTAAACAGATTTATCATTTTCCGAAAAACCTTTTTGTTGCAGACTTTATCGGTACCCCCCGGATTAACCTGATTCATGGTAGATATGAAATAGCGGAGGATAAGGTATCAGTAGTGACAGAGAGTGGCGATGTTCTTAAAACTTCCTATAAAAAGATAAAAACTGCTGATAATAGAGTTGTCATGGCAATCAGGGCTGAAAGAATATCAATAGAAACAAATCCTGGTGAAAATAGGCTAAAAACAAAGATTAAAACTGTTCTTCCAGCGGGATCGGAAACAGTTGTGTATGTAGTTTATGGAAAACTTGAGCTTAAGGTATTAATGCAGAGGGAACAGGAGTTGAATCCAGGCGAGAGCGTATTTCTTCATTTCCCTGAGAATGACATTCTGCTATTTGATCCAGAAACTGAAAAATTGATACACTAG
- a CDS encoding iron ABC transporter permease, translating into MRRLQLLKGISTVNLRTAIRRNINYLRQPHIIMTLFLLIIVTMLIIIPVITMLYSTFIWQTEDIRLSREADPGSFTFFHWKRVFSSILTNTVLWIPLKNTIIVGIGVSFFALLIGIFMAWLVARTDIPYKKFISAVAVIPYMVPSYIHALSWLTLFKNDRIGGVTGVFQSLTGISPPNWISYGVFPIIVTLSLHYYPYAYLLVSAALKSIDSRLEESGEILGATRGYVLWRITLPLVMPAILSSFILTFSRTIGIFSTPYFLGSPVRFFTIPVQIYSSIINRNSATGFILSFVLIGISSFIIFLNQQAVGERKSFATIGGKGFTITLTPVGKAKSIILPIVFFIIFISVVLPLLLLTVETVSLYPGSYSLQNLTFHFWIGRGGTSFAEGEAGLLRNPAILKGAWNSVRLAVTASILAGFLGIFIGYAVVKGRRERLPKVLDQISFLPYLVPSIAFSALYLSLFIKRIGPIPALYGTFILLVMINAAKELPFSSRAGISSMLQIGGELEEAGEIAGAGWGTRFRKIIFPLSIRSSVAGFILVFITVMRELALIILLVTPGTRTLTTMTFRYQEQGYVQYSSAISLLVVMIIFAGSFLANRIAKTSEIE; encoded by the coding sequence ATGAGAAGACTGCAATTGTTAAAGGGTATATCTACTGTGAATTTGAGAACAGCTATCAGAAGAAACATTAATTATCTCCGTCAACCTCATATTATCATGACATTATTTTTACTAATCATTGTAACCATGCTCATTATCATTCCGGTCATTACCATGTTATACTCCACATTTATCTGGCAGACGGAAGATATCAGGCTTTCCAGAGAAGCAGATCCAGGTAGTTTTACTTTTTTTCACTGGAAAAGGGTATTTTCTTCAATACTTACAAATACAGTTCTATGGATACCACTTAAGAATACAATCATAGTAGGTATTGGTGTTTCATTTTTTGCCCTTCTGATTGGTATTTTTATGGCCTGGTTAGTAGCAAGAACGGACATCCCATACAAAAAATTCATTTCAGCGGTTGCTGTCATTCCCTACATGGTTCCTTCTTATATCCACGCATTAAGTTGGCTGACACTTTTTAAGAATGATAGGATAGGAGGGGTAACCGGGGTTTTTCAATCTCTAACAGGTATTTCTCCCCCAAACTGGATTTCATACGGTGTTTTTCCGATCATTGTAACACTCTCTCTCCATTACTATCCATATGCTTATCTTCTGGTTTCCGCTGCATTGAAGAGTATTGATTCAAGGTTAGAAGAATCAGGTGAAATCCTCGGAGCCACAAGAGGATATGTATTGTGGCGTATCACGCTTCCTCTGGTCATGCCGGCAATCCTTTCCAGTTTTATTTTAACCTTTTCTAGAACCATTGGGATATTCAGCACGCCTTATTTTCTGGGATCTCCGGTAAGATTTTTTACCATCCCGGTGCAGATTTATTCCAGTATTATCAACCGCAATTCTGCAACAGGATTTATCCTTTCCTTTGTTCTTATCGGAATATCTTCTTTCATTATCTTTTTGAATCAGCAGGCAGTCGGAGAGAGAAAAAGTTTTGCTACCATTGGTGGTAAGGGATTTACCATTACACTTACACCTGTGGGAAAAGCGAAGTCAATTATTTTACCGATCGTATTTTTTATCATCTTTATTTCAGTAGTGCTACCACTTTTACTTCTCACTGTAGAGACTGTTTCATTATATCCAGGAAGTTATTCACTTCAAAATCTGACATTCCATTTTTGGATTGGCAGAGGAGGTACTTCTTTTGCCGAGGGGGAGGCTGGTCTTCTCAGGAATCCAGCTATCTTAAAAGGTGCCTGGAACAGTGTAAGACTAGCGGTAACAGCTTCAATTTTAGCAGGCTTTCTGGGTATTTTCATCGGATATGCCGTTGTTAAAGGCCGCAGAGAAAGACTTCCGAAGGTGCTTGATCAGATCTCTTTTCTTCCCTACCTGGTGCCTTCCATAGCTTTCAGTGCCCTTTATCTATCTCTCTTCATCAAAAGAATAGGCCCCATTCCTGCCCTTTACGGAACATTTATACTCCTGGTTATGATTAATGCTGCCAAGGAGCTTCCTTTTTCCTCCCGAGCGGGAATATCTTCCATGCTGCAGATTGGAGGAGAACTTGAGGAAGCTGGTGAGATTGCAGGAGCTGGATGGGGAACAAGATTTCGTAAAATTATATTTCCTTTAAGTATCAGGAGTTCAGTTGCAGGATTTATACTTGTTTTTATAACTGTCATGAGAGAACTTGCCCTAATTATTCTGCTAGTAACGCCGGGAACGAGAACCCTTACCACAATGACCTTCCGATACCAGGAGCAGGGGTATGTTCAGTATTCCAGTGCCATTAGCTTGCTGGTGGTAATGATTATTTTTGCAGGTTCTTTTCTTGCCAATAGAATTGCCAAAACCAGTGAAATTGAATAA
- a CDS encoding ABC transporter substrate-binding protein has product MKKNLIAVLFMTLVFSAVFYAGAVGQELSSETEAWLKEVKLGPYTEDTFDEQALYEAAKAEGEVNIYSYSSRVHKFGETFEQKYPGIKVNGYDMDSGDIVTKVTAEQTAGNYVADVIFLKDVAVVHNVLVAKGLAHNYIPADLKDTIPEQYQEPMLVHHTSIQGFVYNTAKNTQAPFASLWDLTKPEWKGKVIMPDPMKLPEFVEIYTAIVEHADEMAEEYEKVFQEKITLSPGVENAGYEWLYRILNNDAIVLGSTNDISNAVGLSDQDTPPVGLTAFSRVRDIESNPNLKFAFAENLSPVEGFEIEVVQLAVNKTPHPNAAKLLLRYMLGDEKGGEGYEPYYVAGNFSVRVDVPPVEGMKLITEIPSWSASPDYVWLEGQKVLDFWNINLVQ; this is encoded by the coding sequence ATGAAGAAAAATTTAATTGCTGTTTTGTTTATGACACTTGTTTTTTCAGCGGTATTTTATGCTGGGGCAGTAGGACAGGAATTAAGCAGTGAAACAGAGGCATGGCTCAAGGAAGTAAAATTGGGACCATATACAGAGGATACATTCGATGAACAGGCACTGTATGAAGCTGCAAAGGCAGAAGGGGAGGTCAATATCTACTCCTACTCTTCAAGGGTTCATAAATTCGGCGAAACATTTGAGCAAAAATATCCCGGGATCAAGGTAAACGGATATGATATGGATTCTGGTGATATTGTAACCAAGGTGACCGCTGAACAGACTGCCGGCAATTATGTTGCTGATGTCATCTTTCTGAAAGATGTTGCCGTTGTGCATAATGTACTGGTGGCAAAAGGGCTTGCCCACAACTATATTCCGGCGGATTTAAAAGATACGATCCCTGAGCAGTACCAGGAACCAATGCTGGTTCACCATACCAGCATTCAGGGTTTTGTTTATAATACTGCAAAAAATACCCAGGCTCCCTTTGCCTCCCTCTGGGATCTGACAAAACCGGAATGGAAAGGCAAGGTCATCATGCCAGATCCGATGAAACTTCCTGAATTTGTTGAGATCTATACAGCCATTGTTGAGCATGCTGACGAGATGGCTGAGGAATATGAAAAAGTCTTCCAGGAAAAGATTACACTGAGCCCTGGGGTGGAGAATGCCGGTTACGAATGGCTTTACCGGATACTTAACAATGATGCCATTGTTTTGGGTTCCACTAATGATATCTCCAATGCAGTTGGACTTTCCGATCAGGACACTCCCCCGGTTGGACTGACAGCATTCTCTAGAGTACGTGATATAGAAAGTAATCCAAACCTGAAATTTGCTTTTGCGGAAAACCTCAGTCCCGTAGAGGGATTTGAAATTGAGGTTGTACAGCTTGCAGTTAACAAAACTCCACATCCTAACGCTGCTAAACTCCTGCTCCGTTATATGCTGGGTGACGAAAAGGGTGGCGAAGGATATGAACCTTATTATGTAGCAGGAAACTTCTCCGTTCGCGTGGATGTTCCCCCTGTTGAAGGAATGAAACTAATTACTGAGATTCCCTCATGGTCAGCTTCACCTGATTATGTCTGGTTAGAAGGGCAGAAGGTACTTGATTTCTGGAATATCAACCTTGTACAGTAA
- a CDS encoding DSD1 family PLP-dependent enzyme, whose protein sequence is MERYIIGANVNEIETPALLLELDILEDNLNKMADIVRKNRKLIRPHFKTHKSPFLAHKQLAAGAIGITCQKLSEAEILAKSGIKDILITNEVVGEQKIRRLVNLAAYTDVKVAIDHEQNAAEISKKALEKGVIVNYLVEVNIGMNRCGVESGDPAVPFIKKLLELQGLNFLGIMAYEGHVMFIESLEERRKETAKALEKVSYTKQLLENESIFCPIISCAGTGTYMITGLHPDVTELEAGSYLTMDSKYETIEGVGGTFKTALSVLTSIISIPSNGRVIIDAGIKSISKDFGMPIPKDNREELELYKLSEEHGMLKVNKDAKKSFTLGQKIELIPSHGCTTINLHDIYYGIRSGIVECVLPIEGRGKSY, encoded by the coding sequence ATGGAGAGATATATAATTGGCGCCAATGTGAATGAAATTGAAACACCTGCTTTATTGCTGGAACTTGATATACTGGAAGATAATCTTAATAAAATGGCAGACATTGTTAGAAAGAATAGGAAATTAATTAGACCACACTTTAAAACACATAAGAGTCCTTTTTTAGCACACAAGCAACTTGCAGCTGGGGCGATTGGGATTACTTGCCAAAAATTATCAGAAGCAGAAATACTAGCTAAATCCGGTATCAAGGATATTCTTATTACCAATGAAGTGGTGGGAGAACAAAAAATCAGAAGGTTAGTAAATTTGGCAGCTTATACTGATGTCAAAGTTGCAATTGACCATGAACAGAATGCGGCAGAGATTTCTAAGAAGGCTTTAGAAAAAGGTGTTATAGTAAATTATTTAGTTGAAGTTAATATCGGGATGAATCGTTGTGGGGTAGAATCAGGGGATCCAGCTGTACCTTTTATTAAGAAATTGCTAGAATTACAAGGTTTGAATTTTTTAGGAATTATGGCTTATGAAGGGCATGTTATGTTCATTGAATCTTTGGAAGAAAGGCGAAAAGAAACTGCGAAAGCACTTGAAAAGGTAAGCTATACCAAACAATTACTGGAAAATGAATCCATATTCTGTCCAATAATCAGTTGTGCTGGAACTGGTACGTATATGATTACAGGACTGCACCCGGATGTTACAGAACTTGAAGCAGGCAGTTATTTAACCATGGATAGCAAATATGAAACCATAGAGGGTGTAGGGGGCACTTTTAAAACCGCGCTAAGTGTGCTTACTTCTATTATAAGTATCCCAAGTAATGGTAGAGTAATTATTGATGCCGGGATAAAATCTATAAGTAAGGATTTTGGTATGCCTATCCCAAAGGATAATAGAGAAGAGCTTGAATTGTATAAACTTTCAGAAGAGCATGGGATGCTTAAAGTAAATAAGGATGCAAAGAAGTCCTTTACTCTAGGACAAAAAATAGAATTAATTCCTAGCCATGGCTGTACTACGATTAATTTGCATGATATTTATTATGGGATTAGATCTGGTATTGTGGAATGTGTATTGCCAATAGAAGGAAGAGGAAAAAGTTATTAA